cccttgagacttcaatgctgcctctagtcaGTAGTtgtctgtgttcctggagactacAATGCTCTCTCCAGTAAGTTGTTATCCAAATTCTTGGAGACTTTAATGCTTctctcagtaagtagttatctacattcatggagacttcaatgcttctctccagtaagtagttatccatattcctggaaacGTCAGTGCTTCTCTCCTGTAGGTACTTATTTACAataatggagacttcaatgcttctctcctgtaagtaactatctacattcatggagacctcagtgctgctctccagtaagtagttctccatattcctggagacttcaatgtttctctcctgtaagcagttatccatattcctggagacttcaatgcttctctcccgtaggtagttatccatattcctggagacttcaatgcctctttcctgtaagtagttatctacattcattgaGACGTCAATGCTtctctctagtaagtagttatccatattcatggagactttaatgctgcctccagtaagtagttatccatattcctggagacttcaatggttctctccagtaagtagtgatctgtattcctggagacttcaatgcttctctccagtaagtagttatctatatttatggagacttcaatgctgcctccagtaagtacatagttatcaatattcatggagacttcaatgctactccctGTCTAATAAGGGTTAAGTAGTTGTTCATATTTTTGGAGACTTCAGTGCTGCTttctcttcagtaagtagttatctatatacctggagacttcaatgcagaacAGCGTTTAGTATCtattaaaacacatcaaatatattgcGGCTTCAGATTAAATCATCAAGGACATAGAACCCTAGACTAAGTTAATGAGTCATTCAATGAATGTCCTGCTCAAGATGCAGGCCTACGCCAAGGTCAGAAGATTCTGGCCCTTTAGTATCGAAACCAATGACATACATATAAATTGTGGCCTCGGCCTAAATTTTCGAGGGCTGAGGACAAAGAGACTATGTCAGTTTCAGTCATGGTATTCCGATGTCAGACAGGCCTAGGCTAAGGTCAGAAGAATCCAGCCCCGTGCTCTCTACACTACTTTCagtgcagtgtgtgtatgtaaaacgtCTTTCACTTCTCATATGTAGGTTTGGTTGGAGTTGACCTGCTCAAGATGTTCATGATTGAcaggaaaagcaccaaaagaaggcaagaagtttgtgcatcctgttgctttactttcaaaaacactttcatctcataattatatcctgagctgtcagaaagctttatctgcatcttataaacatatataataggttgtaacggatttcattgcttcgaaaggaaaattaagcttggtgaaatgccagtcaaatcaaatttactcagaaaattaaataacaggttaatcatttgtagaagccttttggctaccacgtcaagggcaacactaaattctgttagacctaagtactgctgttttctaatcatgaggagaatgaatgagtttggtggtatgaccaaaccaaaaccccctcccaaaaaaatcaagagcaagaaacaagatattagaatatcaagggttgacctttaagcaaaggcaaacagaacttattagactgcagttccagagctttgtaaaagaggggaaagaatggtcatgtgaccgttgaaattttaggattactgatttttccacaccacatctcgtgatgagtgacctgggaggttgcagggctacctgaggatggagggagggtggcgactggagaatcagtaatgggggtgggggagcccTTGGTTAAACGGACtctcatttaatttgatcctaacgacaaggaaagcaaaaatcgacactgatgctctaatcagggaagggtcaggataatacaaagctgcagttactggaatcaggaacgatgcttgttaaacatgaaaaagaatgaataacaattatagcGGATGTAGCCAAATGAACTACGTGTTCCCTTCAAGAATAGTTTGGTGGTCATTTTCACAAAGAAAAAGACTAATCAAATTcagtttaaattaaaattttattaaaaataaaaacaaaattaatggacaaggacgcaaaaatacgaaaatgtatcttgaattcattgaactgacaaatccacgggatcataaatagtcgacaaattcgagactgaagcgacaagaaatccagtcacgaatcccacgagacgaaagactgaaatgaaaactcatatcgactgcaaactattcctttttatccactcttgggttgtatataaggaccatcaaggtggttaaggtgtgttgttactcggatgactcgagTTAAATACCGGCCAGGGAAATTTCGatctaggctactctggtgagaagtgggtctaataaaaaacaagtatgagtgacaacacactggatatattagttcctttatacatctggtggtctataattttcccccaaacccttccatatcgtaacctgtcaatggctatcatagttgcctttatgaaattatatttataggtcttggtatttgcggtttataatttcattactttataaatggatggattgtgtaaatccaaagcgtattttcattcaaataacgttctgaaattgaaacctaataatgatctaccatgaacaaaagtaggaacccagcaagcgcctgcacagtcacacctgaatggaacaaaggttgacgattatggttaataaggactgaataagatttttaccattgctattcttattgctctgttactatactatttttctacttgtttaacatcgactcagttcactggtaatgtgaactattattcgtatatcattaacatattatctacagtagtgattagaaaatatgaacattggcatcaagagctcgaccattcacatccgtcgttacaagacaaacaggcttcattgctgtgttaccagaccagtatcatgaaacagaaggtgacggggtaaaggaacactttgaggcaactgtaccatccggcaatatgaatccatggtcaagagaattatttctaaaaagcttaactagaagtagagcatccgcaaacacgtatagtatttgctgttgtccattggattaataaaggaccttcctcGTGGTAGCCTAGGGCGAGGTTGAGTTGCCGTCACGCTCTCGACCTGGCagaagcttattttgggtcagcgctgacaagacctcctataatctttggaccttgagttgaacaatattaacgaaatagtaaatggaagaacaaagcttttcacaataaaacttagcacaaatgactaacaaaatcattcgttattgcggtgatacacagctaacgtgaggtagagggaggtagtgtttatattttataggaataatgaatgaatgattttaagttatcgtgcgtcgtggtattgttgaggagagaagagaaggcaGTAAAATCTTAACTATAtgatatgtacgtaaaagcagtaccaattcacataaaaaatgatatttaacataatgataaaacaaatgcaacacggtaaaaaaaaaaaaaaaaaaaaaaaacgcgtgcTCGAGTCCAGTAtcgggagagagggaggggggagggagagaagggtggagagagagagagagatgagagggagagagacgagagaaggagaGGCAGGGGAgcatggggtggggggggggggggagggacggGGGGAGGCGAGACGgatgggagagaggagagaggagaagcagACGCGGAAACAGCTCTGCTTACCATTGATTTATTAGCTGAATCGGAATGATTAttcccccatttctttcacttacactcgatctgcccaaatcacttttatttttgttatggtaaTACACCAGtctagtgataattgctttttacgatacttttactactgtaaaagtaactcagctctgtaataaacaaactggtgccgctttcagcttctgcctcatgccttcgattgtttgtttaaacggcttccttgtgaaaagttatttcatttctctttccttttcttgcactcttgacttattacttatttgtttgcaaaatcctcatgtttgttttcaaagtctgccgtttgccaacagtaagttgatgtattgtggcataattaatctatttcgtgcacttaagaaccaagtgtaaacacgctgattactctctctctctctccctctcagacacaatcggacacacacacactatttattcctttaattatctttgtatctaatatgaataaaatgtattttgttatcacctttgcatactgcaatcaattcggtttgctcaagaggattcccgtctctcctccctccatcactcagccggccggcgccatttttaccaaacagttcgtaaatcgtacacagaaaaaataaaatttagaaaattttacttcatttaacgtagtttcattactttacactcttgatttaacttttgaacacattaataataaaaaaaatgtgaaaagggggactttttgggttggctggaacgaattatcctgattccctttatttcttatggggatatttgtttcatatttcgaacaaatcgtacttcgaacagccttctggaacggattaagttcgaaatacgaggtactactgtacaagaAAGATTCTTCTAAACTCACCCAAAAATTCTTCCAGGTTTCCAAAAACAGCTGAAATGCATTCGTACCAAAGGAAAACGCCTTCAAAACACATAAAGAGCATTTTTTCCAATCCCCCCAAAACTTTAAAGGCTTTCAAAACATGAGAAAAAGTCTTACAAACAAACCTAAAAATCCTTCCAAATCCCACAAGACTCCTTAAATGCATTTAAACCATACGGAAAATCCTTCCAAACACACCTAAAATTAATACAGTCCCCCAAGACACCTGAAATGTAtttaaacttaaaagaaaaagccTCCAAACATAACCAAAAGTATTTCAAAGTCCCTCGAGACACCTGAAATGCATTCAAACCATAAGAAAAAACTTCCAAACACAGCCAAATATCATTCAAAGTATCCCAGGAAACCTGGAAGGCATTCAGACCATAATCCTCCGTAGACACTAACTGTCCTTTTAAATATCCTGAGACATATGACATGCActcacaccataaaaaaaaaaaagcctttcagATAACTAAAAAATCCTTCCACGTCTCTTGCAACATCTGAAATGGATTGAAACAATAAGAAAAACTTCCCTATACACCCAAAGATTCTTGAAAGTCTCTGAAAAACATGACTTGCGTTCAGACCATAGGATATAGTCTCCATATACACACAAAGATACTACCAAGTCCCTCAAAAACTATAAATCCATTGAAATCACAAAAATACCCACCAGAACATAATAACCCTCCATAATCCTTTAAAAAATCTGAAATGTATTTTATCCATAGAAAAAgccttaaaaaaacaataaccctTCCAAAGTTTCTGAGACAACTGAAATCCATTCCAACCATAAGTTAAGCCTTCATATCAGCACACACAAATCCTTCCAAGTCGCCCAAGAAACCTGCAATGCATTGAAACCAAAGGAAAAAACCTCCAAACACACTCAAAAGTTCTTCCAATTATAAGAGACACTTCAAAAGCATTTAAACCATAATGAAAAAACTTTCAAACAAACCCAGTACTCCTTCCATGTACACCATTACAAATTAAAAACGTACATTCAAACGATAAGAACAAGCCatccaaacaagcaaaaaatccTTCCAAATCCCTCGAGAGACTGAGCTCCATGAGTTACAAATTGGCCCTGACAAAGCTGATACATGCCTAATTTCCCATGCAAACTTTATTGCTGAGGCTCATCATGACTGCAAAAGTCATTGTCCGCAGCAATGATGCTGATGTCGCGGTACTACTGGGTTATCATGCCAGATACATCAATGCAAAAATTGTGATGGATGTTGGAGTTACCTCAAAGAACACAAGGCAAATGAAAACTATCACAGATTTGGCCACTAAACTCACCCACCTCATATGTGATGCCCTGCCTAACTTTCATGCACCGGCTGGATGTGATTGCATGGCTTCATTCATGAGAAAAGCTAAGTGGAAATCTTCTGAAACCATGAAGAGCAATGACAGATTTATTGCAGCTAAGCAAACTTGGAGATTCAGATCTGATAGACACAATTTTTCAGCAAAAATTGAAGAGTATGTAACTAAATCAAGGTCAATGATGTCAGTCTACCTTTTTAGGACGCTTTACATACCCAGAAAAGCGAGAGATCCGCTAGGAAAAACTCAACGCTTCAGATCCATGCTGTCTGCCACCGTGCAACCGAGTATTTAAGCAAAAATTCCCAAGAACAAACTTTGTAGCTTACTTgtggaaaaatgcaaaaaattagaAATCTCTGACATTTGGACACAACAAACACTAGTGGAAAGTTGAAGGAGATAATCCGAAAGCAGCTCCTGTCAATATTGCTTTTGAAGAAACCTTTTTATGCAGGACGAACCAGAGGACGAAAATGAAGATCAAAATGCAGTTCTTCAGATGAAGAGGAGCAGATtatgaatgattttgtgttaCGTTTGAATGATATACGTTAATGCTGGTTTCCACTAAATAAAATTCTGTCAAAATATGTGTATATCGCTGATACTAGAGAATTAAAGATTTTTCGACAGTAATACGTAGAGGTAATTCAATTGCACATCTGATAGAGAAGCATGAAAGTCCATCTACTGGAAGATGTAAAAATGACATAGTCAGATTTAAGTTGATGTCAAAATATAAGGGTATTTCAGGCATTAGTCACCCTCCCTTTTTAATTGTGGGAACCAAATGTTCCCAAAAACTGTATAGTTGTCTCATTTTTGTAATTCATGAGGTTTAACAGGTATTTGGCACCACCTCAGTTGTAAAATGACGAAAAATGCCTCTGTAGTATCGCAAAAACTTGATCTTTTGACCTCTATTCTCTAGTGAAATAAAACTATTATCAAAGAAATCTGTTTACCCatagaaatattttattgtaCAGATATCCATTTTAAACTAAAAATGGTAGAAAATACAACACTTTTCTTTTACGGGAGCACATCATTTTGGGAAAACTTGGGAAGCTGCATTTTCATCAAAAAGGGTTCATGCACTCCAGAGCGACCACTTTCAAAATGTAAGTTTGTTTTAAATATCCCATTGTATACCCTTTCAAGAAATAGCCAGTAGATATCTGGTTATTTCGTAGAAATAAATCGTGGTGATCTCTGACTAATAAGAAAACGCCTCGGAACTCATCAATATCCTTGCAAGTCCCCTGAGAGACAACTGAAATGTTTCAACCCCGAGAAAAGGCTGAGCTAGCTGTTGTGTTATCTCATCGTTCCATcgttatttttccttaaactgGAAAACCGAAActgcaaaaacttaaaaaaaggaaaacaaagtctTCCGGAGGAAGAAATGACAGAGGACAACAAagaaatttcttatatatttcattgagtgtataaaatatgaagaaattgacaaaatataaaaaaatattcagttaacATACAGCCAAACAACTTTAATTTGACTACTGGTTATTAGTGAGGTACTTTACAATGGCTATGAATTATCCGAGTTCTGTTACAGTTGAAACTCAATATTAACTTTCGTCCTCATTTCCCGATAGAGTTAAAAATGAGGCATCAGCTGATCACAGCATAAAAGGGTAATTGTATTAAACAATACCGTTGTTTCCTGAGAAATCGTTTCAACTCCAGCTAGTTAAGAAAATTTACAACTATTATGGGCAACATCAAATGTAAAAACCTTTACTGTTTGTTACATTCATTTAATTAAAATCATGTATTTGAAACACCTTTGATGTAACTACAACACAAATGGGTTATGGCAATTTGGAGAACGTAACCTTATCACATAGATAGAACATTTAAAGGCTACACAATGAGTTTCTGATCTATAAATCAAGAATATTTATGTTCTACTTGATCCATATGACTGGCAAGGCAAAAATTAATTTGCTGATAAAGTATCGGAGTAGGAACTAGTTTCGACTCTCCATTTTAAGATGATTGACATCATTCTTAAGcactgttttgtgtgtgtgtgatatgaagATATCAGCTGAGCAGAACATCGGTTTACATGCGCCATTGTTGGAATGGCAGATACAGCTAAAACTAATGTAGTATTTCTTTAATTTGGTTGTTGACATGTGTTTTTTTCTCGTGGAAAAATAGATAATTACCACTAGTTTATTAGCTTCCTTAAAAATTTAAGAACATAACGACAAAACaaaaatcctttatctgaaatcaTAACTCAAACATATAAAAAGTTAGTAGAggtaaaaatttctcaaagatttCATGAACTACAAAGGATGTTTAATCTTGGCTAGCAAGATGAAACATGAGTTTTACAACTAAACAATGGCAAAACTTAACATAAATCTTATGCACTCTGTAACAAGAGTAAAGAAACAGGCATACCAAAAGGAGACGTAAGTACAGCTCTCACAAGCACAGTAAGTCGTATGACTACAGAATAGGTTcaacaaattaaagaaaaaaacagagaccTTTAGGGCAGCACGTCAATGCTGCATAGCTATCAAACAACATTTTTGTACAAGGATGAGTTTTTTTGTGGTGATGTCTCACCACAAGCCGTTTGTCAACCGTTGCACTACCTGGCGTGTCGCTCCTTTACAGCAGATGCGAAAAACAATACAGAACGAGATAGAATATCGCACCTGGCTGTAACAAAGACACATTTGTAGTAGAAATAAAGAGGAGAGGCAATAAAGAGAGATGGGAATTTATCAATGAATATGAGACATCTGGAAAGATAGGTTGTGGCTTGTGATAATAACGAGACGCTGAATTAGGCCTTCAAGGCACAATATCTCCTCTATTATGAGGCATACGACGAGGTTCCTACATGACCCCCGATATCATGCCCAATATCGTGACCACCCAAATGGACTTCTGGTGCGTGATGGACGTCGGCAACATGGTGGACGTCAGCGACTTGGTGGATTTCAGGAGCGTGGACGATGCTATGAGCTTTCGGGGGTCCGTAAGAAGGAGCTGGTGGAGCGTAGGACTGAACTGGTGGGCTATAGGAGGGTACAGGGGGTGCAGCGTAGGAAGGAGGTGGAGCGTAGGCAGGAGGTGGGGCGTGGTAAGTTGGAACTGGCACTGGCACTTGGATGACGGGCCTTGAGCGGTAACCACCGCCTCCTCCTTTACCCTTACCCTTGCCGCCACCGAAGAAGCCACCACCTCCACCGCCCTTGCCCTTAGaggaccctcctcctcctcctttgcccTTGCCTCCTGaataaccaccaccaccaccgctaGTATGGATCACTGGAACGTGGGCGGTTGCGTAACTGGTTGCGGGTGCACCGTAGGATGTGGGCACTGCAGGAGCACCGTAAGAGGCAGCAGGTGCATGCTGGTAGCCGACAGCGGGGAATTCAATGTATTCTTCGTAGTCATAATCGTCGTAACTGACTGCAATGCGAGAAGAAAAACAATAGTTAGTTTGATTTTGAATGATAATAAAGAACGACAAGTTTGAATATTGATATGTGAAATAACTATTATTGTGCAGTCATTACTTTACATTTATACCTAAATTTGATCTTCTGCATAAATCTAAATTCCAAGCATAAACCCAAATCATATGTTACTAATGATCACTGGAGCAACTGAACGGAATTAGTAGCAAAATTAACGTTCCCGGGTCGAAAAAGATCACAGTGAAATGATAAACCTTTGAAACTTTATAGAATAAAATTTATGATTCTGTATGAGGAAGCAGCTATAATACAGTTCGGAATGTCATAGCTTTGAAATGGAAACTTGAACACAAGTTTTGCATTTCCCAGTATTACTCCCACCCACCCATTCGCTCACGTGAACTCACACTTGGCTCGAAATGGATAATCTAAAGAAGAGGaacaaactttgaaaaaaaaaaaaaaaacatttgcttACATAATCCTTTGAGAGTACTCTTCGCCTTCTCTTCCCAGCTTTTCAATTCCTGCTGAGCCTTTTGCCATGACTTCTGGAGCTTTTTACCGAAggactcttcttcttcctcgtggATGATTGCTGGAACGTGGACGGTTTGGTAAGACGGGGCAGGAGCGTAAGAGGCAGGGGGTGCCCCGTAAGAATCAATTGGAGGAGCCCCGTAGGAAGATGCGGGGGCGCCGTAGGATGTAGGAGGAGGAGCGACGTAAGGTTGCACGGGCGCAGCGTAGGAATAAGCTGGAGCGTAAGATTCTTCGTCTTCGTAGGTGTTGATGTCCCAGTAATCGCTCACTGTgacaggaaaggaaaggaagtgaGAAAACGACAAGAAATAAACTTATATTCCGCTCACAAATTACTCAGGGACTCTGCTTATTATTGGAGATTTCATAACGATTGGGAACATTTCTGtcatttatattctattctttccTTAACCGTCAGAAAGTCTTGAACAGGCTTCATCCTTACGTAATACTACagtgtttttaaataaaaaattcatcattCTAAATGACATTAGCCTTTGAAACAAGGAAATACGACCAGTGATCATGTAAAGGAAATAACAGTGGGTCAACAAACTTTATAAGGTTTTCTTTTCGAATTATATGAACGATAATGTTTTTcgcattttcttttcatattggcCATTTCTAATTTGTTACTTGTTAGCTATGCAGAATAAAGTATTTTTGGTAAGATAAAGTTTGATTTCCCCATCATAGATAAAATAGGCGcaagggtttgtgtgtgtgtgtgtgtgtgtgtgtgagagagagagagagagagagagagagagagagagagagagagagagagaatgctctccTCAGCCAGCTACCAATGTGAGCGATTTTTCCAAAGGCAAATGAAAACAAGGTTGTATGGGGTGTGcttccacacaacacacacacacacacacacacacacacacacacacacacacattattatatatatatatatatatatatatatatatatatatatacacacatatacatatacaattaccAGACATTCAAATGTACAAGAGTAAAGTcagctatgaaaaatatttagCAGGAGAATATACGAACATGTTCGCATGGCTATCGTAATTTTCGCTCTTATAATTGTATGATTTCCATCATTATGGATGCACTCTACATGTAAGCTTGTGCACACAGATATGCGAATGTATTCAGCCACAGAACTGTAATCGTATGAATGACTTGACTTACTTTATTTTCCCGCCACTAGCCAGGGGCATAAGGAAGATACAGTTCGTATGAATACCCTTATCTAAATGTTTTATATGACAATAAACTCGAAACAATACCTACCCACATTGATGAAAATTTTAAGCACTTCTCCAACTGAAGATTGGAACAGTTTCCAACAACcatttataaaaatacattgtGTTATTTGGAACGACAGCATATTCCTAATATTAATAGATAACATATTACTTTAAGATACTAAATCATGGAAGACCTTGGAATGAGTCTGACAGATAACTTACGTATAGAAAGAAGATAACTACAGAAAAGGAAATTATTGCGAGCTGTCAATATCTATAtgaatcaataagaaaaaaaaaatcaggtttagGATAAAGAGAAAGTATCAAATCTGTAAGCAGTGTAAGCGAAGAGGGATTATTGAAAAGAGTTCAGTATACGATGATAggagtaaaaaaacaaaacaaaaaaatgcactcGGTGAAGGAAACTTTCCACGTATAATATCAAATTTGGCTGCCTCAAAATAATCAGTATTTGGAGTCAGCCGCGTCAAAATGACCGAACctttaatatagaaaaaatatgcgTAGGGTGCCCAGTGACTAACATCAAATCACTGTTTCATAACGCTCACTTTTATAACATTTGGATAAAAAAGTTAATCCCGGATTGTTCGAATAGACCGCCACTCAATGAAAAGTTGGATGAGGCGCCTGGTAGAAAATTGAGGTGCAAGGTAGGATGACTGGGGTGCATGGTAGTAGGGCTGAGGTACATGGCTGAGGAGTGCATGGTGGGGAGGCTTTGGGATGTAAAGAGGCTTAACCTTGCAAATAGGTCTCTGACGGTGGACAGGGTACTAAGGCCACCTTTTAGGAAAGCCTTTTGGAAACTCTCTTTAACTGTTATTATTAGAGGAGGCAAGAAATTAGGGGGAAAATTTCTTTAAGGAAATACACAAGGACTGCAGTTATCCTCcatgaaacggagagagagagagagagagagagagagagagagagagagagagagagagagagagagagagagagagagagagagagagaaacgagctATTTGTGAAACTTACTGAATTTCTTGAACGACTCGTAGTAGCCCTTGAGCTGCTTGTCCAGCCCCTTCAGGTATCCCTTTCCTTTGCCGCCGCCGCCTTCGTCGTAATCATCATCATGGTAGATGGGCACGTAGGCAGTATGATAGCTCACCTGGGGCTGAGCGTACCCGTAAGAATGACCGTACCCTCCTCCACCTCCGTAGCCACCGCCACCGTACCCACCGCCTCCGGCGACTGCAACGCCACCGCCGTGGGAGAGGCCAATGTCATGGTGGGGGCCGCCGTAGATGGGCTGTTCAGCAATGTCTTTTCCGAAAGTGTCGTAGCCCGGCAGGCCTGTGAAGTGGTGCGGAAGAATGCCGATGGGAGGCTTGTCAGCAAGCACCAGGGCCCCCAGCACCGCCAGCACGACGGTGATCTGCAAAGAGGATTGACGAGTGAGAAGTGAGAAGTGAGAACGGGAATTCTTACTTGTCGAGGAAAATGCTCTTGAGCAATGACACTTgaagcatcagtgacacatctaaCTATCAATTAAGATTAATTTTGtgtgtgatgataataataatcaactcaTGGGCACACAcataccaaattatatatatatatatatatatataatatatatatatatatatatatatatatatatatatatatatacacagcaatATAATATTCTTCCAATTCCTGAAAACAAATTTCCGATTACTTTCTCCGTTTACGCATATCTGTTAATTTTTTGCGGACTGATACATCTTGTTGGTAGTCTCTTGGTCATTCGAATGAATTGCTCGACGGAGAAGGATTAACTATTTTATTCATTCAAGATGAATCCAAATGAATCACATCTATGTTTTTTGACTAAG
The sequence above is a segment of the Macrobrachium nipponense isolate FS-2020 chromosome 2, ASM1510439v2, whole genome shotgun sequence genome. Coding sequences within it:
- the LOC135220646 gene encoding pro-resilin-like — encoded protein: MLKITVVLAVLGALVLADKPPIGILPHHFTGLPGYDTFGKDIAEQPIYGGPHHDIGLSHGGGVAVAGGGGYGGGGYGGGGGYGHSYGYAQPQVSYHTAYVPIYHDDDYDEGGGGKGKGYLKGLDKQLKGYYESFKKFMSDYWDINTYEDEESYAPAYSYAAPVQPYVAPPPTSYGAPASSYGAPPIDSYGAPPASYAPAPSYQTVHVPAIIHEEEEESFGKKLQKSWQKAQQELKSWEEKAKSTLKGLFSYDDYDYEEYIEFPAVGYQHAPAASYGAPAVPTSYGAPATSYATAHVPVIHTSGGGGGYSGGKGKGGGGGSSKGKGGGGGGFFGGGKGKGKGGGGGYRSRPVIQVPVPVPTYHAPPPAYAPPPSYAAPPVPSYSPPVQSYAPPAPSYGPPKAHSIVHAPEIHQVADVHHVADVHHAPEVHLGGHDIGHDIGGHVGTSSYAS